TCACCCATGCCTTGCCCTTGGGGGCCAGCGTCACCGGCGAGGCGGATCCGGTGGTCGTGACGGAGAGCGGGGAGTTCTTCTCGGGAGAACCGTTGCCGGCTCCCGCGACGGTCGGATGACCCTTGAGGACGCAGGCCTTGGCCGAGCTGTTGGTGAACTCGACGATCGCCGCCCCGATCCCCGTACCGGCCGGCCGATCGGCGGCCTGCCGGGCGGCGACCTTCAGGCTCCCCGCGGAACAGACCGCCGCGGCAGCGCCCCGGGAGCTGTCCACGGCGGGCGTCACGGCAGCGGCGCTCGCGGAGGGCGAGGCCACGGAAGGGGAGGTCACCGGGGTGGGTGTCGCGGAGTCGGGACTGACGGAGGAGGAACTCGCGGAGGTGGGACTCGCGGAGGCGGGAGTCTCGGAGGCGGGACTCGCGGAGGTGCTGGAGGACGCCCCCGAACCGCACCCCGTCACCACCAGAGCGGCCGAGGCCACGACGGCCG
The sequence above is a segment of the Streptomyces asoensis genome. Coding sequences within it:
- a CDS encoding DUF4232 domain-containing protein, whose translation is MTSPSVASPSASAAAVTPAVDSSRGAAAAVCSAGSLKVAARQAADRPAGTGIGAAIVEFTNSSAKACVLKGHPTVAGAGNGSPEKNSPLSVTTTGSASPVTLAPKGKAWVKLTFVQVQGEADGFCESGAEPVVYPTLVIGLPGAGKYQVALDDGQFAECDNKVTVTAVSRVKPS